The Stratiformator vulcanicus genome has a segment encoding these proteins:
- a CDS encoding FG-GAP repeat domain-containing protein encodes MSRLNTRPFRLLGLALVAITVAGAMSVLVDVYLPTVAGKYLSALGLQSPTAVVGPKLPKAWSDGLPFGNSPEEDMRRAEALSPRVHQLCGACHAYPEPALFPKERWAVEVNLGYDFYEGSSDALVREIEAPPQADTTGYYIAKAPKEIEMPRLPTRDINPIFVPTTLKYPDEGPSDGCVSDVAWYPPQDSSVGFLTICDMRHGRVIRVDRTSAWSEGRVLANIYNPARLRPIDSGEKVPRAFLLAELGVFLPSDDVPGRLYRLDLSETGRPARSTLLKTKNRVADAVGGDLDGDGDLEFAVAEFGWRSGGALALLDRSEGDKEWQRTILDERPGASDVRIDDIDGDGRLDIVALFSQQHEVVEAYIADGLGGFERRTIFDAKDPAFGSSGMDLVDFDVDGDLDILFTNGDMLDFGFLSPNHAVRWFENRGEFPFRPHIIGHLPGAYRAVSGDIDLDGDLDVVASAYISNDIAEGQVSAATQFNLLVWFEHQRDGSFLCRPILRTRRFGSVDAALGDFDSDGDLDIAAGLTFFEDDGPRHRLQQGMLTIWSNGTKNP; translated from the coding sequence ATGAGCCGCCTAAATACACGACCGTTTCGACTATTGGGGCTTGCGTTGGTGGCGATCACCGTCGCGGGCGCCATGTCTGTATTAGTTGATGTGTACTTACCAACGGTTGCCGGGAAGTATCTGAGTGCCCTTGGTTTGCAATCACCAACGGCTGTCGTCGGTCCGAAACTACCGAAAGCGTGGTCGGACGGTTTGCCATTCGGCAACAGTCCCGAAGAAGATATGCGGCGAGCCGAGGCCCTTTCGCCAAGGGTCCATCAGTTGTGCGGTGCGTGCCACGCCTATCCGGAGCCCGCGCTGTTCCCCAAAGAGCGATGGGCTGTCGAAGTTAATCTTGGATACGATTTTTACGAGGGGTCGTCTGATGCCCTCGTTCGCGAAATTGAAGCACCTCCGCAGGCTGATACCACCGGCTACTATATTGCGAAAGCCCCCAAAGAAATTGAAATGCCGCGGCTTCCAACGCGAGACATTAATCCGATCTTCGTTCCGACGACGCTCAAGTATCCGGACGAAGGTCCGTCCGATGGTTGCGTTTCCGACGTCGCTTGGTATCCGCCACAAGACTCTTCGGTCGGGTTCTTGACGATCTGCGATATGAGACACGGTCGGGTCATCCGTGTCGACCGCACGTCCGCTTGGTCGGAGGGGCGTGTGCTGGCCAACATTTACAACCCGGCGCGGCTCCGACCCATCGACTCCGGTGAAAAAGTGCCGCGTGCCTTTTTACTGGCAGAGTTAGGTGTGTTCTTACCGTCCGATGATGTTCCCGGGCGGTTGTACCGACTCGATCTTTCCGAGACAGGCAGGCCGGCTCGATCGACTCTGCTCAAGACCAAGAATCGAGTGGCCGATGCCGTCGGTGGCGATCTCGACGGGGATGGCGACCTTGAATTTGCCGTGGCTGAGTTCGGCTGGCGGTCGGGTGGCGCACTGGCCTTACTGGATCGTTCCGAAGGCGATAAGGAGTGGCAGCGTACGATCCTTGACGAGCGGCCGGGTGCGAGTGATGTTCGAATTGACGATATCGATGGCGATGGTCGACTCGACATCGTTGCCCTCTTCAGCCAACAGCATGAGGTCGTCGAGGCTTACATTGCCGATGGTTTGGGCGGTTTTGAACGACGAACCATTTTCGACGCCAAAGACCCCGCGTTCGGTTCGAGCGGGATGGACCTCGTCGATTTCGACGTCGACGGCGACCTCGACATTCTCTTTACAAATGGCGACATGCTCGATTTCGGGTTTCTTTCGCCGAATCACGCTGTCCGATGGTTTGAGAATCGGGGCGAGTTTCCGTTTCGCCCACACATCATCGGCCATTTGCCGGGGGCATATCGCGCGGTCAGCGGAGATATCGATCTCGATGGTGATCTAGATGTCGTCGCCTCCGCATACATCTCGAACGATATTGCCGAAGGTCAGGTTTCCGCGGCGACGCAGTTTAATTTATTGGTTTGGTTCGAGCATCAGCGTGACGGGAGTTTTCTTTGCCGACCAATTCTTCGAACCAGACGATTTGGTTCTGTTGACGCGGCACTCGGCGACTTTGATTCCGATGGAGACCTCGACATTGCAGCCGGTTTGACTTTTTTCGAAGACGACGGGCCGCGGCATCGCTTACAGCAGGGTATGTTGACGATTTGGTCGAACGGTACCAAGAACCCTTAA
- the xerC gene encoding tyrosine recombinase XerC, which translates to MYGEIDAFVRYLRVERNASELTLKSYSEDLGSVLEFFNEVKQRVPPVVEIDVAALREYVAYLHECQYARSTIARRLACLRSFFKFCRREGKVNANPAKALRTPRAGRKLPHFLTDDEILRLLNTPPAGEAAGLRDRAILEVLYSAGLRVAELVGMDLTDWDRDASVIRVLGKGRKERIAPVGHHATEALDRWCAVREPDESNADAREAVFLNKFGTRLTTRSVGRMLDKHIKAAGLDTKTSPHTLRHTFATHLLDGGADIRGVQELLGHKDLKTTQIYTHVSTRQLREAYEHAHPHAGKK; encoded by the coding sequence ATGTACGGCGAGATTGACGCCTTCGTCCGGTATCTCCGCGTGGAGCGAAATGCGTCGGAGTTGACACTCAAGTCATATTCCGAAGATCTCGGCAGCGTGCTCGAGTTCTTCAATGAGGTCAAGCAGCGCGTACCGCCGGTCGTCGAAATCGATGTCGCCGCACTTCGCGAATATGTGGCCTATCTGCATGAGTGCCAATACGCGCGCTCCACGATCGCGCGACGACTCGCTTGCCTGCGGAGTTTCTTTAAGTTTTGTCGACGCGAAGGCAAGGTCAACGCGAACCCCGCCAAGGCTTTGCGAACGCCGCGCGCGGGAAGGAAACTGCCGCACTTCTTGACCGACGACGAAATTTTAAGGCTGCTAAACACACCTCCCGCGGGAGAAGCGGCCGGCCTTCGCGATCGCGCTATCTTAGAGGTTCTTTACTCCGCGGGTTTGCGTGTCGCTGAGCTTGTGGGAATGGATCTGACCGACTGGGATCGCGACGCATCGGTCATTCGCGTCCTCGGTAAAGGCCGCAAAGAACGGATCGCTCCGGTAGGACATCACGCGACCGAAGCTTTGGACCGCTGGTGCGCCGTGCGGGAGCCGGACGAATCGAATGCCGATGCCCGCGAAGCGGTCTTTCTTAATAAGTTCGGCACCCGCTTAACGACCCGCAGCGTCGGCCGAATGCTCGATAAGCACATCAAAGCCGCGGGGCTTGATACGAAGACGTCTCCTCACACTCTCCGCCATACGTTCGCGACGCATCTGCTGGACGGCGGCGCCGATATCCGCGGCGTCCAGGAATTGCTGGGGCACAAAGACTTAAAAACCACGCAGATCTATACGCACGTCAGCACCCGTCAGCTCCGCGAAGCCTACGAACACGCCCACCCGCACGCGGGGAAGAAATAG
- the thpR gene encoding RNA 2',3'-cyclic phosphodiesterase, translating to MNFRSFIAVPIHATPAIQAALAELGKMGRRLKLVEPDNLHITVKFLGETAPHQEGPIVNVLDRMVGRFSAEEFHFRGLGVFSDQTRPTVCWAGIANTDPIQGWHRFIENELRDLGFTPDRYSYRPHLTLARIRGRPPRQFSSVLERYAANDFGSRKATEITWFRSDLTPNGPRYRVLHRAKLRGAG from the coding sequence ATGAATTTTCGGAGTTTTATCGCCGTTCCGATTCACGCGACCCCCGCGATTCAAGCGGCGTTGGCTGAACTCGGCAAAATGGGAAGACGGCTCAAGCTTGTCGAACCAGACAATTTGCACATCACGGTCAAGTTCCTCGGAGAAACCGCTCCACATCAGGAGGGTCCGATTGTCAACGTTCTTGATCGGATGGTTGGAAGGTTCTCCGCCGAGGAATTCCACTTTCGCGGGCTCGGCGTGTTCTCCGATCAAACGCGACCAACCGTTTGCTGGGCGGGCATCGCGAATACCGACCCGATTCAAGGCTGGCACCGCTTCATCGAGAACGAGCTGAGGGATCTCGGATTCACACCGGACCGCTACAGCTATCGGCCCCATTTGACGCTCGCCCGAATCCGCGGACGACCGCCCCGGCAATTCTCAAGCGTGCTGGAGCGTTATGCCGCGAACGACTTCGGGTCCCGCAAAGCGACGGAGATCACGTGGTTTCGCTCCGACCTGACGCCCAACGGCCCCCGGTATCGCGTATTGCACCGCGCGAAACTCCGGGGGGCGGGCTGA
- a CDS encoding esterase/lipase family protein: MDCRFLLLATSVLASVSGRYAAAAEAESAPTNENAGQEIAKPQSSRGDLLQGIREFPFWTDQAFFGRNRLQRNVLTGRYRVRGEGPFSKELGSREECVDWLEAQVGDQDLPDDWNEREAVVFIHGLARSPRMWSSHQKAFEKASYATYQFEYASTRQPIADVGDALADSIRSIGQHPRTHLVVHSMGGLVTRAYFAKHVDQAEDELDRYGRVVMLGTPNRGAQMADNLHRLKAFQVLFGQPGQELTSGPFGLGGRLPAPPVEFATVAGSFPKTGGLNPFVEGDDDGLVAVESTFLGGAADSLVIPNVLHHALLRDKRAVAAALSFVETGALTEAGPRQPTEAGE; the protein is encoded by the coding sequence ATGGACTGTCGATTTCTGCTGCTCGCGACCTCTGTGTTGGCGTCGGTCTCAGGCCGGTACGCAGCTGCCGCTGAGGCTGAGAGTGCCCCGACGAACGAGAACGCCGGGCAGGAAATTGCGAAGCCTCAGTCCTCCCGCGGCGACTTGTTGCAGGGGATTCGCGAATTCCCGTTCTGGACCGACCAAGCGTTTTTCGGCCGGAACCGACTTCAGCGTAACGTGCTCACGGGACGCTATCGTGTACGTGGAGAAGGCCCGTTCAGCAAAGAACTCGGGTCCCGCGAAGAGTGCGTGGACTGGCTGGAAGCGCAAGTTGGCGATCAAGATCTTCCCGACGACTGGAACGAGCGTGAGGCCGTGGTGTTCATCCACGGGTTGGCACGCTCGCCGCGCATGTGGTCGAGCCATCAAAAAGCATTCGAAAAGGCCAGCTACGCGACCTACCAATTTGAATACGCGAGCACACGCCAGCCGATCGCCGATGTCGGCGATGCCCTGGCCGATTCGATCCGGTCGATTGGGCAGCACCCCCGCACCCACTTGGTCGTTCACAGCATGGGCGGCCTCGTGACGCGAGCCTACTTTGCGAAACATGTCGATCAGGCGGAGGACGAACTCGATCGATATGGCAGAGTCGTGATGCTCGGAACGCCCAATCGTGGCGCACAGATGGCCGACAATCTGCACCGACTCAAAGCCTTCCAAGTCCTGTTCGGGCAACCGGGACAGGAATTGACCAGCGGTCCCTTCGGCTTGGGCGGCCGACTTCCCGCCCCGCCGGTCGAATTCGCCACCGTTGCGGGCAGCTTTCCGAAAACCGGCGGGTTGAACCCGTTCGTCGAGGGGGACGATGACGGCCTGGTTGCCGTTGAAAGTACGTTCCTCGGCGGCGCTGCGGATTCGCTCGTCATTCCGAACGTCCTGCATCACGCGCTGCTGCGAGATAAGCGGGCGGTCGCCGCGGCCCTTTCTTTTGTCGAGACCGGAGCGTTGACGGAAGCGGGCCCCCGCCAACCGACCGAAGCGGGCGAATAG
- a CDS encoding M3 family metallopeptidase codes for MDNSLAGNPLLETEGLPDYAAILPEHVIPAITHLLNVANTGLATIEEQIEPTWEKTIGALEELDRPFERGWQPVGHLLGVRNSAELRQAYETVLPQIVGYSLRVQQSQPIYSSLMQLRDSEAWESLPPARQRIIEQRIQNSELAGVGLDGEDRARFNRNAEELSQLSTKFSNNVLDATKAFELVLTDPIDVEGMPKSALAAAAHSYSTAHSAGDQPASVESGPWRFTLDHPSFTPFMEHARPRDFRERMYRAFVSRASDGEFDNTEIIDRTLELRREQAELLGYSNYAEISLASKMARSVEEVTSLLTKLRTSSWDAAEKEHNELTNIARETGFVEELMHWDVGFFAERLREQRFAFTDEELRPYFSLDRVLDGLFELCRDLFGITVRPVDGDVPVWNKDVRFYTVHDEANRQVASFYLDPYSRPEDKRGGAWMADCLQRRRLPDGKIQLPVAHLVCNQTPPVGETPSLMSFREVETLFHEFGHGLQHMLTKVDDADASGINGVEWDAVELPSQFMENWCYHEPTLMGITRHYETGEPLPHELFEKICKARTYRAGTQMLRQILFGLTDMTLHSSYDPATDGTPFDVQRRIAEKTSVMPMLPDNKSLCGFAHIFAGGYAAGYYSYKWAEVLSADAFEAFVEVGLDNDDAVRETGKRFRETVLASGGGRHPMEVFREFRGREPSPEPLLKHSGLKA; via the coding sequence ATGGACAATTCACTCGCCGGCAATCCGCTGCTCGAAACCGAAGGCCTCCCCGATTACGCAGCGATCCTTCCCGAACACGTCATCCCTGCGATCACGCACTTGTTGAATGTGGCGAACACGGGTCTGGCCACGATCGAGGAGCAAATCGAGCCGACATGGGAGAAGACGATCGGGGCACTCGAAGAGCTGGACCGCCCGTTCGAACGGGGGTGGCAGCCGGTCGGTCATCTGCTTGGAGTCCGCAATTCTGCCGAATTGCGTCAGGCCTACGAGACGGTCCTGCCGCAAATCGTCGGGTACAGCCTGCGCGTGCAGCAGAGTCAGCCGATTTACTCGTCGCTGATGCAACTGCGAGATTCGGAGGCTTGGGAATCTTTGCCACCGGCGCGTCAGCGGATCATTGAGCAACGAATTCAGAATTCGGAACTCGCCGGCGTCGGGCTCGACGGCGAGGACCGCGCGAGATTCAATCGCAATGCCGAAGAACTCTCGCAGCTATCGACGAAATTCTCGAACAACGTCCTCGACGCAACCAAAGCCTTCGAGTTGGTTCTGACCGACCCGATCGATGTCGAAGGCATGCCGAAGAGTGCGCTTGCCGCGGCCGCGCATTCTTACAGCACAGCTCACTCGGCCGGAGACCAACCGGCATCGGTCGAGTCGGGGCCTTGGCGATTCACGCTCGATCATCCCAGCTTCACTCCGTTCATGGAGCACGCTCGCCCGCGGGACTTTCGCGAGCGGATGTATCGCGCATTCGTCTCCCGGGCCTCCGACGGCGAATTCGACAACACGGAAATCATCGACCGCACACTCGAATTGCGGCGCGAACAGGCGGAGCTGCTCGGCTATTCGAATTACGCCGAGATCAGCCTGGCGTCCAAGATGGCCCGCTCCGTCGAAGAGGTGACCAGCCTGCTGACGAAGCTGCGCACCTCATCGTGGGACGCAGCGGAGAAGGAACATAACGAATTAACGAACATCGCCCGCGAGACCGGCTTTGTCGAAGAACTCATGCACTGGGACGTCGGCTTCTTCGCCGAGCGACTGCGCGAACAACGGTTCGCATTTACCGACGAAGAACTGCGGCCCTACTTCTCGCTCGATCGTGTCCTCGACGGCCTGTTCGAGTTGTGCCGAGACCTGTTCGGAATCACCGTCCGCCCGGTCGATGGTGATGTGCCCGTTTGGAACAAGGACGTCCGCTTTTACACGGTTCACGATGAAGCCAACCGGCAGGTCGCCTCGTTTTACCTCGATCCCTATTCGCGGCCGGAGGACAAGCGCGGCGGCGCGTGGATGGCCGACTGCCTGCAGCGACGCCGGCTGCCGGACGGCAAAATCCAATTACCGGTCGCACATCTGGTCTGCAATCAGACGCCGCCGGTCGGCGAGACACCTTCACTAATGAGCTTCCGCGAAGTGGAAACGCTGTTCCACGAATTCGGCCACGGTTTGCAGCACATGCTGACCAAGGTCGACGATGCCGATGCCTCCGGCATTAACGGCGTCGAATGGGACGCCGTCGAGTTGCCGAGCCAGTTCATGGAGAACTGGTGCTATCACGAGCCGACGCTGATGGGCATCACCCGTCACTATGAAACGGGCGAGCCGCTGCCACATGAGCTGTTCGAAAAAATTTGTAAGGCCCGCACCTACCGCGCCGGCACGCAGATGTTGCGGCAGATTCTGTTCGGCCTGACCGATATGACTTTGCACTCCAGCTATGACCCGGCAACCGACGGCACACCGTTCGACGTTCAACGTCGGATCGCCGAAAAGACCTCCGTCATGCCGATGTTGCCGGACAACAAGAGCCTGTGCGGCTTCGCCCACATTTTCGCCGGCGGATATGCGGCTGGTTACTACAGCTACAAGTGGGCCGAAGTCCTCAGCGCCGACGCCTTCGAAGCGTTCGTCGAAGTCGGATTGGACAATGACGATGCCGTGCGAGAGACCGGCAAACGCTTTCGCGAAACGGTCCTCGCCTCCGGCGGCGGACGACATCCGATGGAGGTCTTCCGAGAATTCCGCGGCCGTGAACCAAGCCCGGAACCGCTGCTAAAACACTCGGGGTTAAAGGCCTGA
- a CDS encoding DUF1592 domain-containing protein, with protein MDVRQFHQPLDAARAAMRRAILSVSLVFAAIPATAEEAIPPRPDRFATELKPFLTTHCADCHAGEFAEAGLDVIAPDSEKELLDDLDSWDKILLQVKVGSMPPADFEPQPTAADRAGFVKGLDDLLNQQDCSVPHPGRATARRLNRIEYRNTIRDLCGIEFDAADHFPSDDVGNGFDNQADILTVSPLMLEKYLTAAEQIAEEAIVVDLESTKDIALDLTGSFLWDRTETRTVELPEAGRYKVTVRAMADQGGDEPTRMEVLLDGKRLRRFDIRGNQREREYELTFDIEQAGSHNLSVAFVNDHYVEAEGSKSGVDRNLYVNGVKLWGPEAGAPRPPEHHRQIVSTDPRRAGSLNKAARQVTERFAGRAFRRTATKAEITRFAALTTSIAESSGSFELGVRAMVQAVLISPEFLFRVEQPVEQGPDRQLSDHELATRLSYFLTSTLPDEELRRAADAGRLRTDKQIESQVRRLLKEQKTIDALNEGFFAQWLNLRNLDATAPEPELYRKWNTKLARAMRRETELFAEEIVRKDRSILDFLTADYTYVNPRLAELYDIKWRGKDPLQLYLDSLSGRELSKVKRKDSRGPSFPEESTYLRVDLPKNRRGVLTQAAVLAVTSNPVETSPVKRGKWVLENILGTPPPPAPANIPPLDEAKEAAPDLPLREQLALHRESSACFSCHASMDPIGLAFENYDVLGIWREKFDGHRIDSSGELPERGEFEDAVDLIDLLASERRLFATNFVRKMMTYALGRTIDRRDRCAVERIVDRAEKNGFRFSEIIVGIALSDPFTMRASETN; from the coding sequence ATGGACGTCAGGCAATTTCACCAACCTCTTGATGCTGCGCGGGCCGCCATGCGTCGAGCAATTCTCTCGGTCTCGCTCGTTTTTGCCGCTATTCCGGCAACGGCCGAAGAAGCGATTCCGCCCCGCCCCGATCGCTTCGCCACCGAGTTGAAGCCCTTCTTGACGACCCACTGCGCGGATTGCCACGCGGGCGAGTTCGCCGAAGCCGGCCTCGACGTGATCGCGCCCGACTCTGAAAAAGAATTACTGGACGACCTCGACTCGTGGGACAAGATTCTGCTGCAGGTCAAAGTCGGGTCGATGCCCCCGGCCGACTTCGAGCCGCAGCCGACCGCAGCGGATCGCGCCGGCTTTGTCAAAGGCCTCGACGATCTGCTCAACCAGCAGGATTGTTCGGTGCCCCACCCCGGTCGCGCGACCGCCCGTCGACTTAACCGCATCGAATATCGCAATACGATCCGCGATCTGTGCGGCATCGAATTCGACGCCGCCGATCACTTCCCGTCCGATGACGTCGGCAACGGGTTCGACAATCAGGCCGACATCCTCACCGTCAGCCCGCTCATGCTGGAGAAGTACCTCACTGCCGCTGAGCAGATTGCCGAAGAGGCGATCGTCGTTGATTTGGAGTCAACAAAGGATATCGCACTCGATTTGACCGGTAGCTTTCTTTGGGACCGCACGGAAACTCGCACCGTCGAGTTGCCCGAGGCCGGCCGTTACAAGGTCACCGTTCGAGCAATGGCGGACCAGGGAGGCGACGAGCCAACACGCATGGAGGTCCTTCTGGACGGCAAGCGGCTCCGGCGATTCGACATTCGCGGAAACCAGCGGGAACGTGAATACGAACTGACGTTCGACATCGAACAGGCCGGGTCACACAACTTGAGCGTCGCCTTCGTGAATGACCATTATGTGGAAGCGGAAGGTTCAAAAAGCGGAGTCGACCGCAATTTGTACGTCAACGGCGTCAAGCTCTGGGGACCGGAAGCCGGCGCCCCGCGTCCTCCTGAACATCATCGCCAAATCGTTTCAACTGACCCGCGTCGAGCGGGCTCACTGAACAAGGCCGCTCGTCAGGTTACGGAGCGTTTCGCGGGACGGGCCTTTCGTCGAACCGCCACGAAAGCAGAGATAACGCGATTCGCCGCGCTGACGACCAGCATTGCGGAATCGAGCGGATCGTTTGAGCTCGGCGTGCGAGCCATGGTGCAAGCGGTCTTAATTTCGCCCGAATTCCTGTTTCGCGTCGAACAGCCGGTCGAGCAAGGCCCCGACCGACAACTCTCTGACCACGAGTTGGCCACCCGACTGTCGTACTTCTTGACGTCAACGCTGCCCGATGAAGAACTGCGTCGAGCCGCCGATGCAGGACGGCTGCGAACCGACAAACAAATCGAATCGCAGGTCCGCCGGCTGCTAAAAGAACAGAAGACGATTGACGCCTTGAACGAAGGATTCTTCGCTCAATGGCTCAACCTGAGAAACCTCGACGCGACGGCCCCGGAACCCGAGCTGTACCGCAAATGGAACACGAAACTCGCCCGCGCCATGCGGCGCGAGACGGAACTGTTCGCCGAGGAAATCGTCCGTAAAGATCGCAGCATTTTGGACTTCCTGACGGCCGATTACACTTACGTCAATCCGCGACTGGCCGAACTCTACGACATCAAATGGCGTGGCAAAGACCCGCTGCAATTGTATCTCGACTCGCTCTCCGGACGGGAACTCTCGAAAGTGAAACGAAAGGACTCGCGCGGGCCGAGTTTCCCAGAAGAGTCGACCTACCTGCGTGTGGACCTTCCGAAGAATCGACGTGGAGTGCTGACTCAGGCGGCAGTTCTCGCCGTTACCTCCAACCCGGTCGAGACGTCGCCGGTTAAGCGAGGCAAGTGGGTGCTGGAGAACATCCTCGGCACTCCCCCGCCCCCCGCACCGGCCAACATCCCGCCGCTTGATGAAGCCAAGGAAGCCGCGCCCGATTTGCCGTTGCGGGAGCAATTAGCTCTGCACCGAGAAAGTTCTGCGTGCTTTTCGTGCCACGCCTCGATGGACCCGATCGGCTTGGCGTTTGAGAACTACGATGTGCTCGGCATTTGGCGAGAAAAATTCGATGGGCACCGCATTGATTCGTCGGGCGAATTGCCGGAACGGGGCGAGTTCGAGGACGCAGTCGATCTGATCGACTTACTCGCGTCGGAACGCCGCCTGTTCGCCACCAACTTCGTCCGCAAAATGATGACGTACGCCCTCGGCCGAACGATCGATCGCCGTGATCGCTGCGCCGTCGAACGCATCGTCGACCGTGCCGAGAAAAACGGATTTCGCTTCTCTGAGATCATCGTGGGCATCGCCTTAAGCGATCCATTCACGATGCGGGCCTCCGAGACAAATTAA
- a CDS encoding DUF1552 domain-containing protein, with product MTIMRNSISRRTVLRAAGSAIALPWLESLAASANSSSGMNQPPVRLGFVFFPNGAVPDQWRPQGTGTDFKFSPTLSPLSEFREDVLVVSGLAQLLGDVDGGGDHARNAATFLTGARANKSESDLHVGQSIDQFAADRIGYETRLKSLELGIDAGRNAGSCDSGYSCAYSNTISWRSPTQPMPKEVKPRAVFERLFGSKGKGSVAAQARRIATRKSVLDTVAAGSARLRTRIAKSDQRKLDEYLGSLREVERRVEGTDRKAIEPPRDFRVPDEKPDNFEEHARLMYDLMVLAYQTDSTRIASLMLAGAASNRTFPQIEVTDGHHSLSHHQGRSDKIEKLTKIDRYLCEQFAYFIRRLKDTPDGEGNLLDNTIVLYGSGLSDGNEHRHDELPIVLAGGGGRLRGGRHLRYSRGTPLNNLFLNLLDTAGAKDVKRFGDSDGRLPDVVA from the coding sequence ATGACCATCATGCGCAACTCGATCTCTCGACGGACCGTGCTCCGGGCCGCCGGTTCCGCGATCGCCCTGCCTTGGCTCGAGTCGCTGGCGGCTTCTGCGAATTCGTCATCGGGTATGAATCAGCCCCCTGTCCGCCTCGGCTTTGTGTTCTTTCCCAATGGAGCCGTCCCCGATCAGTGGCGCCCCCAAGGGACCGGTACCGACTTCAAGTTCAGCCCGACTCTGTCTCCCCTGAGCGAGTTTCGTGAAGACGTGTTGGTCGTCAGCGGGCTGGCCCAATTGCTCGGCGACGTCGATGGTGGCGGCGACCACGCTCGCAATGCCGCAACCTTTCTGACCGGTGCCCGGGCCAACAAGAGTGAGTCCGACCTGCATGTCGGCCAAAGCATCGACCAATTCGCCGCCGACCGGATCGGATATGAGACGCGTCTGAAGTCACTCGAATTAGGGATCGACGCCGGGCGCAACGCCGGCAGTTGCGACAGCGGCTACTCCTGCGCGTACTCGAATACGATCTCCTGGCGCAGCCCGACGCAGCCGATGCCGAAGGAGGTGAAGCCGCGGGCGGTCTTCGAGCGATTGTTCGGCTCAAAAGGCAAGGGATCGGTCGCTGCTCAGGCACGTCGGATTGCGACGCGCAAAAGTGTCCTGGATACCGTCGCTGCGGGATCGGCCCGGCTACGGACCCGGATCGCCAAGAGTGATCAACGTAAACTCGATGAGTATCTCGGCAGCCTGCGCGAAGTCGAGCGCCGGGTCGAAGGGACGGACAGAAAGGCGATCGAACCGCCCCGCGATTTTCGGGTTCCGGATGAAAAACCCGACAACTTCGAAGAACACGCGAGATTAATGTACGACCTGATGGTCCTGGCGTACCAGACCGATTCGACACGTATCGCGTCATTGATGCTCGCCGGAGCCGCCAGCAATCGTACCTTTCCTCAAATTGAGGTCACCGACGGTCACCACTCGCTCTCGCACCACCAGGGACGGTCCGACAAAATCGAGAAGCTGACAAAGATCGACCGCTACCTCTGCGAGCAATTCGCTTACTTCATCCGTCGGCTCAAAGACACCCCGGACGGCGAAGGCAATCTGCTCGACAACACGATCGTGCTCTATGGCAGCGGGCTATCGGACGGGAATGAACACCGCCATGACGAACTGCCGATCGTCCTTGCGGGTGGAGGCGGACGCCTAAGAGGTGGTCGTCACCTGCGTTATTCTCGCGGAACACCACTAAATAATTTGTTCCTGAACTTGCTCGATACCGCCGGGGCAAAAGACGTCAAACGCTTTGGCGACAGCGACGGCCGTCTCCCCGATGTTGTCGCGTAA
- a CDS encoding nucleotidyl transferase AbiEii/AbiGii toxin family protein, translated as MKTEFIEVLSRLSDAEVHFILIGGVAAVQHGAARFTQDIDVVYERSPENLERLADCLSSHRPQLRGAPPNLPFLWDAKTLDRGLNFTLQTDLGAIDLLGEITGGGGYDQLLPHSVEMKISGRNVRVLDLPMLIHVKRAAGRPKDFEAIAELEILLEMREADDGADGES; from the coding sequence ATGAAGACCGAGTTTATCGAAGTTCTTAGTCGATTGAGTGATGCTGAGGTTCATTTTATTCTGATCGGGGGCGTTGCGGCTGTTCAGCATGGAGCCGCGCGATTCACGCAAGATATCGATGTCGTCTATGAGCGATCTCCGGAAAATCTCGAACGTCTCGCGGACTGTCTTTCGTCGCATCGCCCGCAATTGCGAGGAGCGCCACCGAATCTTCCGTTCTTGTGGGACGCGAAGACGTTGGATCGCGGGCTTAATTTCACGCTGCAAACAGACCTCGGTGCAATCGATTTGCTCGGCGAGATCACCGGTGGGGGCGGCTACGATCAGCTTCTGCCGCACTCAGTCGAAATGAAGATTAGTGGTAGAAATGTCCGCGTCCTCGATCTTCCCATGCTGATTCACGTTAAACGCGCCGCCGGTCGGCCGAAGGATTTCGAAGCCATTGCGGAGCTCGAGATTCTGTTGGAGATGCGAGAGGCCGACGACGGAGCCGACGGCGAGTCTTAA